Proteins encoded by one window of Cloeon dipterum chromosome 2, ieCloDipt1.1, whole genome shotgun sequence:
- the LOC135937562 gene encoding dynein axonemal heavy chain 3-like: MKVRDLLSPQLHYDLTFKATKFALLSMVERSQKGSVNAKMLQSLLENYYKPRLSACDVSMFDLVMAEVFGDAEKTPGLLDARFLETLKGEVEARGLLATKVFLTKCQQFRDSIESWPAVILLGDTLTGKTTCLQLVATSIAKHSQNQRSVVLKVINPAALTRGRLLGQFGATGEWHDGVMSTTYREFAISSSKMENKWIVLDGPIDSKWADNLNSALDETGKLCLTSGEMIRTSPYLKIVMECDDLKFCSPSLISRCAVINFESRLGSWQNLKEPFAKIDLKNRLSMDEQYELIVELVDWLLPPLIVLTLTLESMLAATDLILFNCFKKLYLGMLGEETQFSSLWLQNALIFSLIWGLGSCLTDEGRTKFDVFFRNLINGENKMYPRPKSFKLTLQQLVPEKGLVFDWALDKKNNATWLAWVDSLPKSQMKVIGWQGIAVQRHFTLSNMSMGVPLLVLGPRGCGKTCSAMDLLHSLPAEEFLVNATFLSGNTSAQQLQKTIVGRLDRRRKGVFGPPMGRRCLLYVDGLAAGHEGPAELLRQWLGHGHWYDVDNSKLELVDLALLATCNDAISLPKRLLGQLFLLGLNAVSDSALERIFSAQLENHFAKGFTSNITRAIKGTVQATMELCQTAPKGLANKTSSWQLSDLAVALSQAQPSHFSDADKLARLWIHEASRIFMDALHSDTDKQLTFDCIRNLCGKYMGKPMESILRRLVPEGDAKITLEHLERLHFGNFMEPDAVPKIYDEICDEAVLREKVIFYLREQVASQGSRLVLTKYLLQHTTRVCRALQRANSRHALLIGEPGSGRTFVAKIAAAIAGYAISPAGAYGVEEWKSDLKRVLRRCGPEDKPTVLLLRETIVQPSYRLEDLSQLVAAGEIPTLWEPEERLELFEGMNQLAKVKGRKLEGSSATIQSFFVERVCFNLHIVLVVEPNKLLSTELKHFPILTDKFQADYFGAWPPEALEDIATEFSSQTEVAEADLCVAACRSFHLAAPPGPQAAFLRLMHTFVRLHTASSGSISTHKGRYLSGLQKLEQAATQVIEMRKQLQLLRPQLVETSEETDRLMIKIEQDTVEVEARKEIVGSDEAKANEAAAAAQAIKDDCESDLAEAVPALEAALTALDTLKPSDITVVKAMKNPPPGVKLVLEAISVMKGVKPDRKPHPSGSGKMIEDFWAPSLRLIGEIKFLDSLKSYDKDDIPPHIMARIREKYIHDREFRPEVVRKSSAACEGLCKWVRAIEVYDRVIKIVAPKKAKLAEAEAALAQQMATLNEKRTQLQQVSDKLQTLNDDFAAMSKKKKDLEDNIDLCSQKLERAEKMIGGLGGERSRWSELAASLEGRLDNVTGDVLLAAATVTYLGGLSEKQRQDMTVKWSNELDRLGVLHTKPFSLAACLGDSITIRDWQMSGLPEELYSVESAIVTTNCDAPPLLIDPQGKGLAWLKSTQNNCILANASHPEFNMQLERALQEGHPLIVQLHEANIPPVLNNVVQRAPNAKVALTETQVQVNDAFRLYLVLSFRASLASDDLAKVTLVDFGVHVEGLEKQLLGLVVGMEQPPLEAARNELAVEGAANKQQLQQIEQRILHMLSDTETNILEDETGLQVLTASKALSEEISSKQLLSAKREKDIESARTEYLPVAKHATQLYFCLDALAKLHPWYQFSLDWFVEVYQEALKETRREENASLTVRLSTLKSSLTKKIFDAVSPGLFESDRQILALLLWVAQLRGDDNFPEAAWRSLLSGRHLECIPGLEDYHAVREKDPEKWVQFENILECDAIPEPFSSLEGLDRLALIRLCRPHAMLPEIRRLVLLELGKGFSRPPAADVEEAVASAGNKRPLIIALANEIDPVRAVIKAAGDRECQLIALGEGQEKLAEEAIFAAAANGHWLILHNCHLTPSGWENTLQRMAEKAMVSSHADFRLVITFENSGVNLGLLRKGLRVASELSSGLRSRLLHCFEDPAQLMAQESKERKTLLFALSFTHAVAQTRGLARGNNFCEQDLDLSQAVLQNFDDWGISGLNQAVSECILRARTSDPGEIATLTAIADYYLAPEVFNDEAICLTRLKTNDLDSLEEDLAPETLHLSTSVRRIKGFRDAERVIKSLQTMYGAVEPSNAALINEKLPMLKKESLAHTKEKLVLVQEICLLEKDLLEAKVISQHLKERHAFLKKWLAGEFPHFWLGGVARAATVLRALSPPHTEKLCLVVSSEQTSPLFMASIYIVSSWRRS, encoded by the exons atgaaggTTAGGGATTTACTATCTCCTCAGCTCCACTACGATCTCACGTTCAAAGCGACAAAATTTGCACTGCTCTCAATGGTTGAAAGGTCACAAAAGGGAAGTGTCAATGCGAAAATGTTACAATCACTTCTTGAAAACTATTATAAACCTCGTCTCTCGGCTTGC GACGTTTCAATGTTTGACTTGGTAATGGCCGAGGTCTTTGGAGATGCGGAAAAAACTCCAGGATTGCTAGACGCACGCTTTTTAGAGACGTTAAAAGGCGAAGTTGAAGCCCGTGGATTATTAGCCACCAAAGTGTTCCTCACCAAATGTCAGCAGTTTCGAGATTCAATCGAATCATGGCCAGCGGTTATACTTTTGGGAGACACTTTAACAGGAAAAACAACTTGCCTCCAG TTGGTGGCAACATCAATAGCGAAGCACTCGCAGAACCAGCGGAGTGTGGTGCTCAAAGTAATAAACCCAGCAGCGTTGACCCGTGGGAGGTTGCTAGGGCAGTTCGGCGCCACTGGAGAGTGGCATGATG GCGTGATGTCAACAACGTACCGCGAATTCGCCATTTCTAGcagcaaaatggaaaataaatggatCGTTCTTGACGGTCCAATCGATAGCAAATGGGCGGACAACCTGAACTCTGCTTTAGATGAAACAGGGAAATTGTGCTTGACATCCGGCGAAATGATTagg ACTTCAccttatttgaaaattgtgatgGAATGCGATGATTTGAAGTTTTGCTCTCCCTCACTGATAAGCAGATGCgctgttattaattttgaatctcgACTCGGcagttggcaaaatttgaaagagcCCTTTGCGAAAATAGATCTTAAAAATCGTCTTTCCATGGACGAGCAATACGAGTTGATTGTCGAGCTCGTTGATTGGCTTTTGCCTCCGCTTATCGTCCTCACTCTAACACTGGAATCGATGCTGGCTGCCACCGATCTTATTTTGTTCAAC tgtttcaaaaagctctacCTGGGCATGCTCGGCGAAGAAACGCAGTTTTCATCTCTTTGGTTGCAAAATGCATTGATATTCTCCTTGATTTGGGGTTTGGGCTCTTGCTTAACAG ATGAAGGACGAACAAAATTTGACGTATTTTTCAGGAACCTGATAAAcggggaaaataaaatgtatccTCGACCAAAAAGCTTCAAACTCACTCTCCAGCAACTCGTCCCTGAAAAGGGTCTCGTTTTTGACTGGGCGCTGGATAAGAAAAACAACGCGACTTGGTTGGCATGGGTCGACTCACTCCCTAAAAGTCAAATG AAAGTGATAGGGTGGCAAGGCATCGCTGTCCAACGCCATTTTACGCTGTCCAACATGTCCATGGGCGTCCCGCTGCTGGTTCTGGGCCCGCGAGGGTGCGGAAAAACTTGCTCGGCGATGGATTTGCTGCATAGTTTGCCTGCAGAGGAATTTTTGGTCAACGCAACGTTTCTCTCAGGCAACACTTCGGCGCAACAATTGCAAAAGACGATCGTAGGACGCCTGGACCGGCGCCGGAAAGGTGTCTTTGGACCGCCAATGGGCCGTCGGTGCCTACTTTACGTAGACGGTCTGGCGGCAGGACACGAGGGGCCAGCGGAGCTGCTGAGACAGTGGCTTGGACACGGCCACTGGTACGATGTGGACAACTCAAAGCTAGAGCTTGTCGACCTG GCTCTGCTGGCCACTTGCAATGATGCAATATCTCTACCCAAGCGGTTGCTAGGGCAGCTCTTTTTGTTGGGATTAAATGCTGTGTCCGACTCTGCGTTGGAGAGGATATTTTCCGCGCAATTAGAGAACCACTTCGCAAAAGGCTTTACGTCGAATATTACAAGGGCCATAAAG GGGACTGTTCAAGCAACGATGGAGTTATGCCAAACTGCGCCAAAGGGTCTTGCTAACAAAACCTCGTCATGGCAACTGTCTGATTTAGCCGTTGCTCTCTCACAGGCGCAACCATCTCATTTTAGCGATGCAGATAAACTCGCCAGATTGTGGATTCACGAGGCGTCTAGAATATTTATGGACGCACTACATTCCGACACTGACAA gCAGCTGACGTTTGATTGCATCAGAAATTTGTGCGGAAAATACATGGGAAAACCGATGGAATCCATATTGCGGCGCTTGGTGCCTGAGGGAGACGCCAAAATTACTCTTGAACATCTAGAGCGTCTGCATTTCGGAAATTTTATGGAGCCTGATGCTGTTCCGAAAATTTATGATGAG ATTTGCGACGAAGCAGTGTTGCGGGAAAAAGTGATCTTCTACTTAAGGGAGCAAGTTGCCAGTCAAGGATCCCGGTTGGTgctcacaaaatatttgttacaaCACACGACAAGAGTATGCAGAGCCCTACAAAGAGCCAACTCTAGACATGCACTGCTCATAGGCGAACCCGGAAGTGGTCGGACATTTGTTGCTAAAATTGCAGCTGCCATTGCTGGATACGCA atcTCCCCCGCGGGAGCATACGGTGTTGAAGAGTGGAAGTCGGACCTGAAAAGGGTGCTGAGGAGGTGCGGACCTGAGGACAAACCTACAGTGTTACTTTTGCGGGAAACCATCGTGCAGCCCAGCTACAGGCTCGAGGACCTGAGCCAGTTGGTGGCCGCGGGCGAAATTCCGACGCTCTGGGAGCCGGAGGAGCGACTCGAGTTGTTTGAAGGGATGAACCAGCTTGCCAAAGTGAAG GGGAGAAAGTTGGAGGGAAGCAGTGCCACCATTCAAAGCTTTTTCGTCGAAAGAGTTTGCTTCAACTTGCACATCGTGCTTGTTGTGGAGCCAAACAAGTTGCTTTCCACGGAATTGAAGCATTTTCCAATCTTGACGGACAAGTTCCAAGCTGACTA TTTTGGCGCTTGGCCGCCAGAAGCTCTAGAAGACATCGCGACCGAATTTTCGTCGCAAACAGAGGTCGCCGAAGCGGATTTATGCGTGGCAGCATGCCGCAGTTTCCACTTGGCCGCACCGCCAGGTCCGCAGGCGGCCTTTTTGCGACTGATGCACACTTTCGTCCGCCTGCACACAGCTTCCAGCGGGTCCATTTCAACGCATAAAGGGAGATATCTCTCCGGCCTGCAGAAACTGGAGCAAGCCGCTACGCAGGTCATTGAGATGAGGAAACAGCTGCAACTACTGCGGCCGCAACTCGTGGAAACGTCCGAAGAAACAGACAGGCTTATGATCAAAATCGAGCAGGACACTGTTGAAGTTGAAGCTCGGAAAGAG ATTGTTGGCTCAGATGAAGCAAAAGCAAACGAGGCGGCTGCGGCAGCGCAGGCCATCAAGGACGACTGCGAGAGCGACTTGGCCGAAGCCGTGCCTGCCTTGGAGGCCGCCCTGACTGCCCTGGACACCCTCAAGCCGTCGGATATAACTGTAGTCAAGGCTATGAAAAATCCTCCGCCGGGTGTAAAGCTGGTGCTGGAGGCGATTAGCGTAATGAAAGGAGTGAAACCCGACCGGAAACCGCATCCGTCTGGTTCAGGGAAAATGATCGAAGACTTCTGGGCGCCTTCTCTGCGACTTATTGGCGAGATCAAGTTTCTAGACAGCCTCAAGAGTTATGACAAGGACGACATTCCGCCACACATAATGGCTAGGATCAGGGAAAA GTACATTCACGACCGAGAGTTCAGACCTGAGGTGGTGCGGAAATCGTCGGCCGCGTGCGAGGGTCTCTGCAAGTGGGTCAGGGCCATCGAGGTTTACGACCGGGTGATTAAAATCGTCGCTCCGAAAAAGGCGAAACTGGCCGAGGCCGAGGCAGCCCTGGCCCAGCAGATGGCAACCCTGAATGAAAAGAGGACCCAACTGCAGCAG GTGTCAGATAAGCTGCAAACCCTAAATGACGACTTCGCGGCAATGTCCAAGAAGAAGAAGGACCTGGAGGATAATATAGACCTGTGCTCGCAGAAGCTGGAGCGGGCGGAAAAAATGATTGGAGGACTCGGCGGCGAGCGAAGCCGATGGAGCGAATTAGCAGCCTCCCTCGAGGGTCGTCTCGACAACGTCACTGGCGATGTTTTGCTCGCAGCAGCCACTGTCACTTACCTCGGCGGCCTCTCCGAGAAGCAGAGACAG GATATGACGGTAAAATGGAGCAACGAGTTGGACAGACTCGGCGTGCTCCACACAAAACCCTTTAGTTTGGCTGCCTGCCTTGGAGATTCGATCACAATCAGAGACTGGCAAATGTCCGGCCTTCCCGAAGAGCTTTACTCCGTTGAAAGTGCTATTGTGACGACTAATTGTGATGCTCCTCCACTTTTAATTGATCCTCAAg GAAAAGGATTGGCGTGGCTGAAGTCGACTCAGAACAACTGTATTTTAGCGAATGCATCCCACCCGGAGTTCAATATGCAACTGGAGCGGGCCCTTCAAGAAGGTCATCCTCTAATCGTACAACTGCACGAAGCAAATATTCCTCCAGTCCTGA ATAATGTTGTGCAGCGAGCACCAAATGCCAAGGTGGCCCTGACAGAAACTCAGGTCCAAGTGAACGATGCGTTCAGGCTGTACCTGGTGCTGTCCTTCAGAGCAAGTCTGGCGTCAGACGACCTGGCGAAGGTCACTCTCGTTGACTTCGGCGTTCACGTGGAGGGACTGGAAAAGCAGCTGCTAGGATTGGTGGTGGGAATGGAGCAGCCCCCGCTGGAAGCAGCGCGAAACGAGTTGGCTGTGGAGGGGGCAGCAAACAAGCAACAGCTCCAGCAAATCGAGCAAAGGATTCTGCATATGCTCTCTGATACCGAGACAAACATCCTCGAGGATGAAACTGGACTACAGGTTCTCACGGCTTCAAAG GCTCTCTCGGAAGAAATTTCAAGCAAACAACTGCTCTCTGCAAAAAGAGAGAAGGATATCGAGTCAGCGAGGACCGAGTACTTACCAGTGGCGAAGCACGCCACTCAACTGTACTTCTGCCTCGACGCGCTCGCCAAGCTGCATCCCTGGTATCAATTTTCCCTCGATTGGTTTGTCGAGGTCTACCAGGAG GCGTTGAAAGAAACACGACGTGAGGAAAACGCGAGTCTGACCGTTCGGCTGTCAACACTCAAATCGAGCCTGACGAAAAAAATTTTCGACGCAGTGTCGCCGGGCCTGTTTGAGAGCGACAGACAAATTCTTGCTCTGCTTTTATGGGTTGCGCAACTGCGGGGAGAC GACAATTTCCCAGAGGCTGCGTGGCGATCGTTGCTATCTGGAAGGCACTTGGAATGTATTCCTGG GCTGGAAGATTACCACGCAGTTAGGGAAAAGGACCCGGAAAAATGGGTacagtttgaaaatattttggaatgtGACGCAATTCCAGAGCCATTTTCATCTCTTGAAGGTCTCGATAGGCTCGCTTTAATAAGACTTTGCAGACCTCATGCAATGCTACCTGAAATCAGg CGTCTCGTTCTTTTGGAGCTGGGAAAAGGTTTCTCGCGTCCACCGGCTGCCGACGTGGAAGAGGCGGTGGCTTCTGCCGGAAACAAGAGACCATTGATCATAGCTCTGGCGAATGAAATTGACCCTGTCAGGGCGGTGATCAAGGCCGCTGGAGATCGCGAATGTCAACTCATTGCACTCGGCGAGGGCCAAGAAAAGTTGGCGGAAGAAGCCATTTTCGCGGCCGCGGCGAACGGCCATTGGCTGATTTTGCACAACTGCCACCTGACTCCATCTGGATGGGAGAACACCCTTCAGAGGATGGCTGAGAAGGCGATGGTTTCCAGTCACGCTGACTTCAGGCTCGTAATCACCTTTGAAAATTCGGGGGTTAATCTTGGTCTTCTGCGTAAAG gacTGAGGGTTGCTTCAGAACTTTCTAGTGGTCTCAGATCACGACTTCTACACTGCTTTGAAGACCCTGCGCAGTTAATGGCTCAAGAAAGTAAAGAGCGAAAAACACTTTTGTTCGCGCTGAGTTTTACGCACGCGGTTGCTCAGACGCGCGGTTTAGCACGAGGGAACAATTTTTGCGAGCAGGACCTCGACTTGAGCCAGGCAGTTTTGCAG aattttgatGACTGGGGTATCAGCGGCTTGAATCAGGCAGTCAGCGAGTGCATTTTACGCGCCAGGACGTCTGACCCGGGAGAAATAGCTACACTGACGGCGATTGCGGACTATTACCTGGCGCCGGAAGTGTTCAATGACGAAGCGATTTGTTTGACGAGATTGAAAACCAATGACCTGGACTCTTTAGAGGAGGATCTTGCCCCGGAAACACTACATTTGTCTACAAGCGTGCGGAGGATCAAGGGCTTCCGTGATGCCGAGCGG GTAATAAAAAGCTTACAAACCATGTATGGCGCCGTAGAGCCTTCAAATGCAGCGctaataaatgaaaaacttcCAATGCTGAAGAAGGAAAGCTTGGCGCATACTAAAGAAAAGCTTGTACTCGTTCAG gaaatttgtttgttgGAAAAGGACTTGCTGGAGGCAAAAGTAATTTCGCAGCATCTCAAAGAACGTCatgcatttttgaaaaagtggCTTGCTGGTGAATTTCCTCATTTCTGGCTAGGAGGGGTTGCAAGAGCGGCGACGGTTTTAAGGGCGCTTTCGCCGCCTCACACTGAAAAATTGTGCCTAGTTGTGTCTTCTGAGCAAACTTCGCCATTGTTTATGGCAAGTATTTACATCGTTTCATCCTGGCGAAGAAGCTAA
- the Lcch3 gene encoding gamma-aminobutyric acid receptor subunit beta-like translates to MLPLLLLLAVLARDSAATSSERLSNVTQTISRLLEGYDIRLRPNFGGDPLYVGMDLTIASFDSISEVNMDYTITMYLNQYWKDERLAFSNEEEILTLSGDFAEKIWVPDTFFANDKNSFLHDVTERNKLVRLNGDGSITYGMRFTTTLACMMDLHYYPLDNQNCTVEIESYGYTVLDVVMYWKETPVSGVEEAELPQFTIIGYETNDRKEKLATGIYQRLSLSFKLQRNIGYFVFQTYLPSILIVMLSWVSFWINHEATSARVALGITTVLTMTTISTGVRSSLPRISYVKAIDIYLVMCFVFVFAALLEYAAVNYTYWGARAKKKTKKSKEQEKQPPPKPHTTPPSDAFAPEEIIELQDLRLSPIPSLRHRHGSRLGAEATDSGRFPPSFRIHRGTTRGPPGNKRPRVMQTLRRGASAIRSSIPKIKDVNVIDKYSRVIFPVSFLLFNAVYWIFYVF, encoded by the exons GAGACCCTCTCTACGTGGGCATGGACCTGACCATCGCTAGCTTCGACTCCATCTCCGAGGTCAACATG GACTACACAATCACAATGTACCTGAATCAGTACTGGAAAGACGAACGCCTAGCTTTCAGCAACGAAGAAGAGATACTCACGCTGTCTGGCGACTTCGCAGAGAAAATTTGGGTGCCGGACACGTTTTTTGCCAACGACAAAAATAG CTTTTTGCACGACGTGACCGAGCGCAATAAATTGGTGCGGCTCAACGGCGACGGCAGCATCACGTACGGCATGCGTTTCACAACGACGCTCGCCTGCATGATGGACCTCCACTACTACCCCCTTGACAACCAGAATTGCACGGTTGAAATTGAGAGCT ATGGCTACACAGTGCTGGACGTTGTGATGTACTGGAAAGAGACGCCCGTATCGGGTGTGGAGGAAGCCGAGCTGCCGCAGTTCACCATAATCGGCTACGAGACCAACGACCGCAAGGAGAAGCTGGCCACCGGCATCTACCAGCGGCTGTCGCTCTCGTTCAAACTGCAGCGGAACATCGGCTATTTCGTCTTCCAGACGTACCTGCCGTCGATTCTTATCGTCATGCTCTCGTGGGTCTCGTTTTGGATCAACCACGAGGCCACCTCCGCCAGAGTGGCGCTGG GAATCACCACCGTGCTGACAATGACGACAATCAGCACAGGTGTGCGCAGCAGTTTGCCGCGCATTTCGTATGTTAAGGCGATCGACATCTACTTGGTCATGTGCTTCGTATTTGTGTTCGCCGCGCTGCTCGAGTACGCCGCTGTCAACTACACTTACTGGGGCGCCCGTGCCAAGAAGAAGACCAAGAAGAGCAAGGAGCAGGAAAAGCAGCCGCCCCCAAAGCCCCACACCACGCCGCCATCTGACGCTTTTGCTCCCGAGGAGATTATTGAGCTGCAG GACTTGCGGTTGTCTCCAATTCCATCACTGCGTCACCGTCACGGATCTCGTTTGGGCGCCGAGGCCACCGACTCTGGTCGCTTCCCACCCAGTTTCCGCATTCACCGAGGGACCACCAGGGGCCCGCCGGGCAACAAACGCCCGCGCGTCATGCAGACGCTGCGCAGGGGCGCCTCCGCGATCCGCTCCTCCATACCCAAGATCAAGGACGTGAATGTGATAGACAAGTACTCGAGGGTTATCTTCCCTGTCTCCTTCCTCCTCTTCAACGCCGTCTACTGGATCTTCTACGTCTTCTGA